Part of the Weissella coleopterorum genome is shown below.
TGTAAAGTCACGTTTATAGCCTAACTTATCAATATCTCGTCGTAACATTCGAACCGCCATCGCATGAAAAGTCGAAATCCAAACACGATTAGCATCAGTCACTCCAATTAAATCGGCAATTCGCTCCTTCATTTCACGGGCAGCTTTATTCGTGAAAGTAATAGCTAAAATGCGCCACGGCGCAACCTTTTGATCTTGAATTAAATGAGCAACTCGATGCGTTAAAACCCGGGTCTTACCCGATCCAGCTCCGGCCATAATTAATAATGGTCCCTCCGTAGTAGTTACGGCTTCAGCTTGTTGTGGGTTCATCCCCTTTAACAATTCTTGACTCATTTATTAACGCTCCTTCTTTCCCCAATACTGATACAAGTCCACTTTTAATGCACCGTTATAAAGTTTTCGTTTCTTAGTTGCTTTTTGTCCGTAGGCTTTTTCAAAACCATCATCACTGGTTAAAATATACTTCGACCAAGTTGGCATTTTGCTGTAAATTTGCCCCATTTCACCATACAAACGACGCGCTGTTTCCTCATCACCTAAACGCTCTCCATACGGTGGATTTGCAACAATAATACCATTCTTACCTTCCGGTACCCAATCTTTAGCAGCCAACTGCTTAAATTCAATATCTTCACCCACGCCCGCTTTATTGGCATTATCTTTGGCAATTTGAATCATATTATCATCAATATCATAACCACTGATATTTAATTCAACATTAAAGTCAATCAAGCCCCGTGCCGTTTCCTTTAATGTTTTTCCAATCGCTGGATCAAACATTTCCCAGTCTGAAATATCAAACTCTCGGTTCAAACCTGGTGCAATATTACGCCCAATTAAAGCTGCCTCAATCGGAATCGTCCCTGATCCAGTTACAGGATCTACAAATGGATTATCTGTAAACCAGTGGGATAAATCAATAAGCGCCGCTGCCATTGTTTCTTTTAGTGGTGCCCCCCCTTTTTCAGTTCGATAGCCGCGCTTAAATAATGAATCACCCGTGCTATCTAAGGTCACCATGACATGATTTTTATCAATCGCCGTTTCAATCAAATACCGCGCCCCAGTTTCAGGTAAATGTCCCCGGGTGTTGTAAGTCGCAGCTAAACGTTCCACAATGGCCTTTTTAGTAATACTTTGCACCGTTGGCACGGAATGTAATATTGATCCTTTTGAACGTCCATTAACTGGAAATTGAGCATCGTAAGGTAAAATATCTTCAAAGGGATAAGCTTTAACGCCTTGAAAAAGATCCTCGAACGTTTTAGCTTCAAACTCAGTCAAGACAATTTTAATCCGGTCTGCCACACGCAACCATAGATTGGCCCGATAAATATCGGTTAAACTTCCTTCAAAAAAAACACGCCCATTCTCTGTTTGGACCTGATACCCCAGATTCTTCAATTCTTTGGCAACAATGGCTTCCATCCCAGCACCCATCACGGCCATTAGTTTAAAAGTTGGTTCAGTCATAGTTTGTTCTCCTCATATTTTCAGAATTAAGTTGCTCCCGGTATCACTCGAGCACAGACTCAAATATAGTTCTATTATCAATTGAATTAATTACCTTAATTATGCGTTATTCAGCAAACGCGCTCAATCCCCAATTAAGATAATTTATTCATTTTTTTGTAAAAATAAAAGCCGACACCCTAAAAGTGTCGGCTGCCGGATGTGTTAGCTGTAAGCCATGTTTTGTTCCTAACAAAACTTGGCAGGTTTTGTTAGGTGGTAATCATCTATCTCAGATATTATAAATATCTCCCCGATCATCACTTCAATTTGTTAGATCAAGCGCCCCTACCAAAGTTTGGGTTGCCCGCTCGTGGGGTTTACCGCGTTCCACCCTTTTCATTTCTAAAAAGATTCGTCACTGTGGCACTTTCACAACTATTAAACCATAGTTACCCTTAGGCCGTTCGTTGGCCGTCTACCATTTAAATGGCAGCCTAGCCTTATTTTTTCAGCTAGCGCGAACACTACTGGCATCACAGCCAGTGCGAGCATGGACTTTCCTCATACCATAAAAATGATACGCAATTACCCACTAACACAATGTCATAAATTATACA
Proteins encoded:
- a CDS encoding THUMP domain-containing class I SAM-dependent RNA methyltransferase; the encoded protein is MTEPTFKLMAVMGAGMEAIVAKELKNLGYQVQTENGRVFFEGSLTDIYRANLWLRVADRIKIVLTEFEAKTFEDLFQGVKAYPFEDILPYDAQFPVNGRSKGSILHSVPTVQSITKKAIVERLAATYNTRGHLPETGARYLIETAIDKNHVMVTLDSTGDSLFKRGYRTEKGGAPLKETMAAALIDLSHWFTDNPFVDPVTGSGTIPIEAALIGRNIAPGLNREFDISDWEMFDPAIGKTLKETARGLIDFNVELNISGYDIDDNMIQIAKDNANKAGVGEDIEFKQLAAKDWVPEGKNGIIVANPPYGERLGDEETARRLYGEMGQIYSKMPTWSKYILTSDDGFEKAYGQKATKKRKLYNGALKVDLYQYWGKKER